The Fluviicola sp. genome contains a region encoding:
- a CDS encoding GYDIA family GHMP kinase: MTVTTENTIRTYKASGKLMLFGEYLVLNGSDSLAFPLKFGQTLTVTKSDELTWESYAKDGMWFSAAMSSDFTVLKTNNEEVAEILRQLLLVIRAEKPDLDFNQAFKSEANFDLNWGIGSSSTLISLLSQWSGVAARKLLDVSFGGSGYDVACATAEAAIIYANGEVKKEVHLQESVTNQLLFIYLGNKQNSREEIKRFKDRIVTQEHIDTMNALISNALQTSEIEVFEQQLDQSEELISSVIGTTKLKERLFADYPYSIKSLGAWGGDFFMATYRDLQTAKNYFEDKGHDVLFTYKEFIK, encoded by the coding sequence TTGACAGTTACTACAGAAAATACAATAAGGACCTATAAGGCATCAGGAAAACTGATGCTTTTTGGTGAATACCTGGTTCTGAACGGATCAGATAGTCTGGCCTTTCCTCTGAAATTCGGACAAACACTTACCGTGACAAAGTCCGATGAGCTTACCTGGGAAAGTTATGCCAAAGACGGCATGTGGTTTTCTGCTGCTATGAGCAGTGATTTCACCGTGCTTAAAACCAATAACGAAGAAGTTGCGGAAATCCTGAGACAATTGCTCCTGGTAATCCGTGCGGAAAAACCGGATCTGGATTTCAACCAGGCATTCAAATCAGAAGCAAATTTCGATTTGAATTGGGGAATCGGTTCCAGTTCTACCCTGATCAGCTTATTGAGCCAATGGTCGGGAGTAGCGGCAAGGAAACTGCTGGATGTGTCTTTCGGCGGATCGGGATATGACGTGGCTTGTGCAACTGCAGAAGCGGCAATTATTTATGCCAACGGCGAAGTGAAAAAAGAAGTACATCTTCAGGAGTCGGTGACCAATCAATTGTTGTTTATTTACCTGGGAAACAAGCAAAACTCCCGCGAAGAAATCAAGCGTTTCAAAGACCGGATCGTTACTCAGGAACACATCGATACCATGAATGCATTGATCTCAAATGCGTTGCAAACAAGCGAAATTGAGGTGTTCGAGCAGCAATTGGACCAATCTGAAGAGTTAATTTCTTCCGTTATAGGGACTACTAAATTAAAAGAGCGTTTATTTGCAGATTATCCCTACAGCATCAAATCGTTGGGTGCATGGGGCGGAGATTTTTTTATGGCGACATACAGAGACCTCCAAACGGCAAAAAACTATTTTGAGGATAAAGGACACGATGTATTATTTACCTACAAGGAATTTATAAAATAA
- a CDS encoding mevalonate kinase produces MESVHSKILVFGEYGVLHNGMALTIPFSKFSGELCYPENGEESAMAVLSNKGIREFFKHILENHTDDTFKLNVNKLSKELDKGLFFRSDIPQGFGLGSSGALVAAIFLRYLEKAGDFKDELKHLTMDHIQSLKSYLGSLEGHFHGKSSGIDPLSIIINKPLLLKANKEIERVDIPAYDEAGKNVMFLLNTGIARNSEKLIKQFNTACEKEDVQKKMETKLIEYTNAGIMNFLNGDTESFYQNLQKLVKFQLDEMHYLIPEKYQGIVKQGLDSEDYYLKICGAGGGGYMIGFTQNWEKTQELLKDEELEVFYRF; encoded by the coding sequence ATGGAAAGCGTTCATTCAAAAATTCTGGTGTTTGGAGAATACGGCGTTTTACACAATGGAATGGCCCTGACTATTCCGTTCAGTAAATTCTCCGGGGAATTGTGCTACCCTGAAAACGGGGAAGAAAGCGCAATGGCCGTATTGTCGAACAAAGGTATTAGAGAATTCTTCAAACATATTTTAGAAAATCACACCGACGATACATTCAAACTGAATGTGAACAAACTGTCCAAAGAACTGGACAAAGGATTGTTCTTCAGAAGTGATATTCCACAAGGTTTCGGACTGGGAAGTTCCGGTGCATTGGTTGCCGCAATATTCCTGCGCTACCTGGAAAAGGCCGGAGATTTCAAAGATGAATTGAAACATTTGACCATGGATCATATTCAGAGCCTGAAAAGCTATCTGGGAAGCCTGGAAGGGCATTTTCACGGGAAAAGTTCCGGGATTGATCCTTTGAGTATCATTATCAATAAACCCTTGTTGCTGAAAGCCAATAAGGAAATCGAACGGGTGGACATTCCTGCTTACGATGAAGCCGGAAAGAATGTCATGTTCCTGTTGAATACCGGAATAGCACGAAATTCCGAGAAACTGATCAAGCAATTCAACACCGCTTGCGAAAAGGAAGATGTTCAGAAAAAAATGGAAACCAAATTGATCGAGTATACCAATGCAGGAATCATGAATTTCCTGAACGGAGATACCGAGAGTTTTTATCAAAATCTGCAGAAATTGGTGAAATTCCAACTGGATGAAATGCACTACCTGATCCCGGAAAAATACCAGGGAATTGTCAAGCAAGGCCTGGATTCTGAAGATTATTACCTGAAGATTTGCGGTGCCGGCGGTGGCGGATACATGATCGGGTTTACTCAAAACTGGGAAAAAACCCAGGAATTATTAAAAGACGAAGAATTAGAAGTTTTCTATAGATTTTAA
- a CDS encoding DUF2461 domain-containing protein, with product MIQQYTLDFLSDLKANNNRDWFQTNKAVYEKAHQNAIAFADSLLEKMRVHDSIETASGKASLFRIYADTRFSKDKAPYKTHFGIRFSRATAYLRGGYYFHLEPGNSFMGGGFFSPGPDDLKRIREDISFNYEEWKELISQPEFIETFGELKGDGVKTAPKGFDKDHPAIELIRKKQFILRHHFTDKEVLQSDFAEKLDQTFRALRPFFDYMSEVLTTDSNGESIL from the coding sequence ATGATACAACAATATACGCTGGATTTTCTGTCCGATCTAAAAGCAAATAACAACCGGGATTGGTTTCAAACAAACAAAGCAGTTTATGAAAAGGCGCATCAAAATGCCATTGCTTTTGCGGATTCCTTACTCGAAAAAATGAGGGTTCATGACTCCATTGAAACAGCATCCGGGAAAGCAAGTTTGTTCCGTATTTATGCTGATACGCGCTTTTCAAAAGACAAAGCTCCTTACAAAACGCATTTCGGAATCCGGTTCAGCAGAGCAACAGCCTATTTGCGGGGTGGATATTATTTTCACTTGGAACCTGGAAACAGTTTTATGGGCGGCGGATTCTTTTCCCCAGGTCCGGATGATTTAAAACGCATTCGGGAGGATATCAGTTTCAATTACGAAGAATGGAAGGAGCTGATAAGTCAGCCCGAGTTTATAGAGACATTCGGGGAACTAAAGGGTGATGGAGTAAAAACAGCCCCAAAAGGTTTTGATAAGGATCATCCGGCTATTGAGCTCATCCGGAAAAAGCAATTTATTTTGAGACACCATTTTACGGACAAAGAAGTACTGCAATCAGACTTCGCGGAAAAACTGGATCAAACATTCCGGGCACTTCGTCCGTTTTTTGATTATATGAGTGAAGTGTTAACTACAGATTCGAACGGGGAATCGATCTTATAA
- a CDS encoding SRPBCC domain-containing protein, producing the protein MKNLLFDFTVDKSSKMVFVNKQFDAELDLVWDAFTKQEYLDQWWAPKPWTSRTKVMDFKVGGKRFYAMVSPEGQEHWSIQEYTAINPKTNFKYLNAFADKDGTPNLPGSNWDFNFSEENGITRVDISIYNESLERMEQMIEMGFQGGFTMTLNELDQLLPTFKK; encoded by the coding sequence ATGAAAAATTTACTCTTTGACTTTACCGTTGACAAATCCTCCAAAATGGTATTTGTGAACAAACAATTTGATGCAGAACTGGATTTGGTTTGGGACGCATTTACCAAACAAGAATATTTGGACCAATGGTGGGCGCCGAAACCTTGGACATCCCGAACGAAAGTCATGGATTTCAAAGTTGGCGGAAAGCGGTTTTATGCCATGGTAAGCCCCGAAGGCCAGGAGCATTGGTCTATCCAGGAATATACGGCCATTAATCCGAAAACGAATTTCAAATACCTGAATGCTTTTGCAGACAAGGACGGAACTCCGAACCTTCCCGGTTCCAATTGGGATTTTAACTTTAGTGAAGAAAACGGGATCACCCGCGTGGATATTTCCATTTACAACGAATCGCTGGAGCGCATGGAGCAAATGATCGAAATGGGCTTCCAGGGCGGATTCACCATGACCTTAAACGAATTGGACCAACTATTGCCAACCTTCAAAAAATAG
- a CDS encoding polyprenyl synthetase family protein, with the protein MTTTTTIKQDLEIQRQAIVQFLETSALEGFPSNLADSTYHIMTLEGKRLRPIMVLMAAQGFGVSTEAAMSAAISIEVFHNFTLVHDDIMDKAPLRRGTITVHEKYGVDKAIVTGDAMLPHSVGLLIKGNEDKSVVLLKSFLKMAQEVMEGQQYDMEFETQDVVTVDEYMNMIRLKTSVLFGCACEVGAILGNASEEDQKKLYDFGLYTGLAFQIMDDYLDTFGDDSFGKRIGGDILLNKKTYLLINAMQHANADQKARITELFAEKNEEAKISGFQAIFKEIGVDKIALDKMEELHDKSVEAVMSSGLSEDDKRKMIELGEIMLRRTT; encoded by the coding sequence ATGACAACAACAACTACAATAAAACAGGATTTGGAAATCCAAAGACAGGCAATCGTTCAATTTTTGGAGACATCTGCATTGGAAGGTTTCCCGAGTAATTTGGCGGATTCCACCTACCATATCATGACATTGGAAGGAAAGCGTTTGCGTCCGATCATGGTGTTGATGGCTGCACAGGGATTTGGCGTAAGTACTGAAGCTGCTATGTCTGCGGCTATTTCAATCGAAGTGTTCCACAATTTCACATTAGTACACGACGATATCATGGACAAAGCTCCTTTGCGAAGAGGAACAATCACGGTTCATGAGAAATACGGCGTAGATAAAGCGATTGTAACAGGAGATGCGATGTTGCCTCATTCCGTTGGGTTGTTGATCAAAGGAAATGAAGATAAATCAGTGGTTTTGTTGAAAAGCTTCCTGAAAATGGCTCAGGAAGTAATGGAAGGACAGCAGTACGATATGGAATTCGAAACACAGGACGTAGTAACTGTGGACGAATACATGAACATGATCCGCCTGAAGACATCTGTACTGTTCGGATGTGCTTGTGAAGTAGGTGCGATTTTGGGGAATGCTTCCGAGGAAGATCAGAAAAAACTATACGATTTCGGATTGTACACAGGATTGGCATTCCAGATCATGGATGACTACCTGGATACATTCGGGGATGATTCATTCGGAAAACGAATCGGAGGCGATATCCTGCTGAATAAAAAAACATACTTGCTGATCAATGCCATGCAACACGCCAATGCAGATCAAAAAGCACGTATCACCGAATTATTTGCTGAGAAAAACGAAGAAGCGAAAATCAGCGGGTTCCAGGCTATTTTTAAGGAAATCGGTGTAGATAAAATCGCTTTGGATAAAATGGAAGAATTGCACGACAAATCTGTTGAAGCGGTGATGTCTTCCGGGCTTTCCGAAGATGATAAACGAAAAATGATCGAATTGGGCGAAATCATGCTTCGCAGAACAACCTGA
- a CDS encoding terpene cyclase/mutase family protein, with protein sequence MNFDQKDPAYFWDTWKFASKNGQQTWQFELPEELRGIIQSDSDWDKPEGMAFLKAFDRAFLFDKKVNPNSADRVIRYLRRKQVGDPEIISSDGSGSLKERAYTSLLNGFSFYETMQEPDGNWAGDYGGPLFLIPGLVIASYMTGSPFERPMQVLIKRNIWNHQNEDGGWGLHIEGHSTMFGTVMQYVTLRILGEDLSNPDMKRAQDWILSHGGATRVPQWGKFYLSLLNVYEWKGNDALLPEMWKFPKWVPFHPGKYWCHNRMIFLPMSYCYGKKVKAELTPLLKELRNELYTTSYDSIDWKKARREACETDIYNPVSKWYLRLSGIINAYERIHSKRFRKKSLKYVEDYIDFEDTYTRYINIGPVNQAINSICAWHNHGKDSEQFKGHVRRWKDYLWIAEDGAKMAGYNGSQLWDTAFAGQALIEADMETAFPEMAEKIYSYIDTTQIERNAKDYDKFWGDVTLGCWPFSTIDHGWAITDCTSEGMKTAVLYNNKEHINKKNHIGLERLKPAVDWLLKMQNKDGGWASYERQRAPEWIEVLNPALLFENIMTEARYTECSSASIQGLKEFTKHHDYRREDIKVALERGAKFLKSKQDPDGSWYGCWAVCYTYGTWFGIEGLLTAGSPSYENGTPSPEIQKGCEFLLSKQRADGSWGESFESCVQHRYVEHEDGQIINTAWALLALMKAKHPNKAAIEKGIEFILSRQETNGDFPQEGVSGIFNGNCAITYTAYRNVFPLWAIARYYRWYS encoded by the coding sequence ATGAATTTCGATCAAAAAGATCCCGCTTATTTTTGGGATACCTGGAAGTTTGCTTCGAAAAACGGACAACAAACCTGGCAGTTTGAACTTCCCGAAGAGTTGAGAGGAATCATTCAATCGGATTCCGATTGGGACAAACCGGAAGGAATGGCTTTTTTAAAAGCATTTGACCGTGCGTTTCTTTTTGACAAGAAAGTCAACCCGAATTCCGCTGACCGGGTCATCCGTTATTTGCGCAGGAAGCAAGTCGGAGATCCGGAGATTATCTCATCAGATGGTTCAGGTTCACTCAAAGAAAGAGCATACACGAGCCTGCTGAATGGTTTTTCGTTTTACGAAACCATGCAGGAACCGGATGGAAATTGGGCAGGTGATTACGGAGGCCCGCTTTTCCTGATCCCGGGATTGGTCATTGCATCTTATATGACCGGATCGCCTTTCGAAAGGCCGATGCAGGTTCTGATCAAGCGCAATATCTGGAATCACCAGAACGAAGACGGTGGCTGGGGATTACACATCGAAGGCCATTCAACCATGTTCGGAACAGTCATGCAATACGTGACTTTGCGTATTTTGGGAGAAGATCTTTCCAATCCGGACATGAAACGCGCACAGGATTGGATTTTAAGCCACGGTGGCGCAACAAGAGTTCCGCAATGGGGGAAGTTCTACCTGTCGCTGCTGAACGTTTATGAGTGGAAAGGAAATGACGCGCTTTTGCCGGAAATGTGGAAATTTCCGAAATGGGTTCCTTTTCATCCCGGAAAATACTGGTGCCACAACCGCATGATCTTTTTGCCGATGTCATACTGCTACGGTAAAAAGGTGAAGGCAGAACTGACTCCGTTACTCAAAGAATTACGAAACGAACTCTATACCACTTCCTATGATTCCATCGACTGGAAAAAAGCACGCAGGGAAGCTTGTGAAACAGATATTTACAACCCGGTTAGCAAATGGTATCTCCGTTTGAGTGGTATTATAAATGCCTACGAGCGCATCCATTCGAAACGTTTCCGGAAAAAATCCCTTAAGTACGTAGAAGATTACATCGATTTCGAAGATACTTATACGCGGTACATCAATATTGGCCCTGTAAACCAGGCCATCAACTCCATTTGTGCGTGGCACAATCACGGGAAAGATTCCGAACAGTTCAAAGGCCACGTAAGACGCTGGAAAGATTATTTGTGGATTGCAGAGGATGGAGCAAAAATGGCGGGTTATAACGGATCTCAATTATGGGATACTGCATTTGCAGGCCAGGCTTTGATCGAAGCAGATATGGAAACTGCTTTCCCGGAAATGGCTGAGAAGATTTACAGCTACATCGATACCACCCAAATTGAGCGCAATGCAAAAGATTACGACAAATTCTGGGGGGATGTAACACTCGGATGCTGGCCGTTTTCAACCATTGATCACGGATGGGCAATCACGGATTGTACGTCGGAAGGAATGAAAACCGCAGTTTTGTACAACAACAAGGAACACATCAACAAGAAAAACCACATCGGTCTGGAACGGTTGAAACCTGCTGTTGACTGGTTGTTAAAGATGCAAAATAAAGACGGTGGTTGGGCATCTTACGAAAGACAAAGAGCTCCGGAATGGATTGAAGTATTGAATCCAGCTTTGTTATTCGAGAATATCATGACAGAGGCAAGGTATACGGAATGTTCTTCTGCCTCTATCCAGGGATTAAAAGAATTCACTAAACACCACGATTATCGACGGGAAGATATCAAAGTTGCCCTGGAGCGTGGAGCCAAATTCCTGAAATCCAAACAAGATCCGGATGGTTCCTGGTACGGATGCTGGGCGGTGTGTTACACCTATGGTACCTGGTTCGGAATTGAAGGGTTGTTAACTGCCGGTTCTCCAAGTTACGAAAACGGAACGCCTTCCCCGGAAATCCAAAAAGGTTGTGAGTTTTTGTTGAGTAAACAACGCGCTGACGGAAGCTGGGGAGAATCTTTCGAATCCTGTGTGCAACATCGCTATGTAGAACACGAAGACGGACAAATAATCAATACGGCCTGGGCACTTTTGGCTTTAATGAAAGCGAAGCATCCCAACAAAGCAGCTATTGAAAAAGGAATAGAATTTATCCTTTCCCGCCAGGAAACAAACGGCGATTTTCCGCAGGAAGGAGTTTCAGGCATCTTCAACGGGAATTGTGCAATTACCTACACGGCTTACCGGAATGTTTTCCCTTTGTGGGCGATAGCGCGTTATTACCGCTGGTATTCCTAA
- a CDS encoding diphosphomevalonate decarboxylase: METDKELMNNVKVTWRCPSNIAIVKYWGKKGNQIPCNSSLSLTLSNSFTEVEAELSDKTSDEVVQLSYFFEGAVNEKFGQRVAKFLFDNREYFPFIGEKAITINSSNSFPHSAGIASSASAFGAISLALLDIAYSLQGKEKDATFYTEASNLARLGSGSASRSMYPAFAQWGENDQIQNSSNEHAIEIKDVHPVFQNMKDAILIIEDEPKKVSSSVGHSLMNNHPYAENRFKQANERTAELVEILKTGNMEAFIHLCESEALTLHAMMMTSMDYYLLVKPGTITAIERLMEFRKENNIPVCFTLDAGPNVHVLYPKAYEAQVEEFIHNGLRDTYKKVIFDQEGAGPTKLNS; the protein is encoded by the coding sequence ATGGAAACAGACAAGGAACTGATGAATAACGTAAAAGTAACGTGGCGATGCCCGTCTAATATTGCAATTGTTAAATACTGGGGGAAAAAGGGAAATCAAATTCCTTGTAATTCCTCCCTGAGTTTGACATTGTCCAATTCGTTCACAGAAGTTGAGGCCGAATTATCCGACAAAACATCGGATGAAGTGGTTCAGTTATCCTACTTTTTTGAAGGAGCAGTGAATGAGAAATTCGGTCAACGCGTTGCTAAGTTTTTGTTTGATAACCGCGAATACTTCCCGTTTATCGGTGAGAAAGCGATTACGATCAATTCCTCGAACAGTTTCCCGCATTCAGCAGGAATTGCTTCTTCTGCATCTGCTTTCGGAGCTATTTCCCTGGCACTTTTAGACATTGCTTACAGCTTGCAGGGAAAAGAAAAAGACGCCACTTTTTACACGGAAGCAAGTAATTTGGCCCGATTGGGAAGCGGAAGTGCATCACGCAGTATGTACCCGGCATTTGCACAATGGGGAGAAAATGACCAAATCCAAAACTCTTCAAACGAGCATGCGATCGAGATCAAAGACGTACATCCGGTGTTCCAAAACATGAAAGATGCCATTTTGATCATCGAAGACGAGCCGAAAAAAGTATCCAGTTCAGTAGGTCACTCGCTGATGAATAATCATCCATATGCAGAAAACCGTTTCAAGCAGGCAAACGAACGCACGGCGGAATTGGTGGAAATCCTGAAGACCGGCAACATGGAAGCATTCATTCACCTATGTGAATCGGAAGCATTGACATTGCACGCGATGATGATGACATCTATGGATTATTATCTGCTGGTAAAACCGGGAACCATTACAGCAATTGAAAGATTGATGGAATTCCGCAAGGAAAATAATATTCCGGTTTGTTTTACACTGGATGCAGGACCGAACGTTCACGTGCTTTATCCGAAGGCTTACGAAGCACAGGTAGAAGAGTTTATCCATAACGGTTTGCGCGACACGTATAAAAAAGTCATTTTCGATCAGGAAGGGGCCGGACCGACAAAATTGAATAGTTAA
- a CDS encoding hydroxymethylglutaryl-CoA reductase, degradative yields the protein MELIEGFSKKSKQEKLEAITKFFESPEKTMKTFKSFDHPEAAVQEVINEFSENTISNFHLPYSIAPNFLINGKTFAVPMVIEESSVVAAAANSAKFWSAFGGFHTEIVDTEKVGQVHFLWHDDIQKLNNRFDELKQLLFSGSEDITVNMRNRGGGVKNIILKDLSDKEPGLMQLFVTFETMDSMGANFVNSCLERFADIFRNWHQNQPEFKKDGLEIIMSILSNLTPNCVVKCWVETDVKNLDGIVAGVSGKEFAKKFHTAVRIAQVDPYRATTHNKGIYNGIDAVVLATGNDFRAVEACGHAFASMNGGYSSLTNCTIENDIFRFELNLPIALGVVGGLTNLHPLVKLSHELLDFPNARELMGIAAAAGLANNFGAVKSLTTTGIQQGHMKMHLFNIMNQLEVKKEDRDKIVAYFKDKNVSVSAVRTYVESLQLV from the coding sequence ATGGAATTAATAGAAGGATTCTCAAAAAAGAGCAAGCAGGAGAAGTTGGAAGCGATTACAAAATTCTTTGAATCGCCTGAGAAAACGATGAAAACGTTTAAAAGTTTTGATCACCCGGAGGCTGCTGTTCAGGAAGTGATTAATGAGTTTAGTGAAAATACGATTTCGAATTTCCACTTGCCGTACAGCATCGCTCCGAACTTTTTGATCAATGGAAAGACCTTTGCCGTTCCGATGGTCATTGAAGAAAGTTCCGTGGTGGCTGCAGCTGCAAACAGCGCGAAATTCTGGTCAGCTTTCGGAGGTTTCCATACAGAAATTGTTGATACCGAAAAAGTAGGGCAGGTTCATTTCCTGTGGCACGATGACATTCAAAAACTGAATAACCGTTTTGATGAATTAAAGCAATTGCTATTCAGCGGTTCAGAAGATATTACCGTAAACATGCGTAACCGCGGTGGAGGCGTTAAAAATATTATTCTGAAAGATCTTTCAGACAAGGAGCCGGGATTGATGCAGCTGTTTGTAACCTTTGAAACCATGGATTCAATGGGGGCAAATTTCGTGAATTCCTGCCTGGAAAGATTCGCGGATATCTTTAGAAACTGGCATCAGAACCAACCGGAATTTAAAAAAGACGGACTGGAAATCATTATGTCCATTCTTTCCAACCTGACACCGAATTGTGTAGTGAAATGCTGGGTGGAAACAGACGTGAAAAACCTGGATGGAATCGTTGCAGGTGTTTCCGGGAAAGAGTTCGCGAAAAAATTCCATACGGCAGTAAGAATTGCGCAGGTAGATCCTTACCGTGCAACCACCCACAACAAAGGAATTTACAACGGAATTGATGCAGTGGTATTGGCAACCGGAAATGACTTCAGAGCGGTTGAAGCTTGCGGCCACGCGTTTGCAAGTATGAACGGCGGTTATTCTTCTTTGACAAACTGTACAATTGAGAACGATATCTTCCGGTTTGAACTGAATTTACCGATCGCATTGGGAGTAGTTGGCGGATTGACGAACTTACACCCGTTGGTAAAGCTTTCACACGAATTGCTGGATTTCCCGAACGCAAGAGAATTGATGGGAATCGCTGCAGCAGCAGGATTGGCAAACAATTTCGGTGCGGTTAAATCATTGACAACAACCGGTATTCAGCAAGGACACATGAAAATGCACTTGTTCAATATCATGAACCAGTTGGAAGTGAAAAAAGAAGACCGCGACAAGATCGTAGCTTACTTCAAAGACAAGAATGTCTCCGTATCTGCAGTTCGTACCTATGTTGAATCCCTTCAATTAGTATAA
- a CDS encoding isopentenyl-diphosphate delta-isomerase produces the protein MEKIEHESLEAADLRKKNHLDLAFASQSALTDGRFYYEPMLEGHPEQADMPIQLGNKTMRYPVWISSMTGGTSAAGPINKMLAKTAGKYGFGMGLGSCRVILEDDTYFDDFNLRPILGDASPLYANVGIAQIERLIDKGQTSKLKALVNKLDADGLIVHVNPLQEWLQPEGDLIQRSPLVTIKQLLNEIDTNIIVKEVGQGFGPESMRELLKLPILALDFAANGGTNFSKLELLRNEPLKAHYEDVIALGHSASEMVDFLNTAIQELGSERKCNNVIISGGIKNFLDGYYVTSKANIPAVYGQAAPFLKYANESQEALDNFAEIQIKGLLMAQKFLKIR, from the coding sequence CAAAGTGCCCTAACGGATGGTCGTTTTTATTACGAACCGATGTTGGAAGGTCATCCGGAACAAGCGGACATGCCCATTCAGCTGGGAAATAAAACGATGCGTTATCCGGTTTGGATTTCAAGCATGACCGGTGGTACCTCTGCAGCAGGCCCGATCAACAAAATGCTGGCAAAAACAGCCGGTAAATACGGTTTCGGGATGGGATTGGGTTCTTGCCGGGTGATTCTGGAAGACGATACCTATTTCGATGATTTTAACCTGCGCCCGATTTTAGGGGATGCATCTCCGCTATACGCCAATGTGGGAATTGCACAGATTGAGCGATTGATTGATAAAGGACAGACCTCGAAGTTAAAGGCATTGGTAAATAAGCTGGATGCAGACGGGTTGATCGTACACGTGAATCCGCTGCAGGAATGGTTGCAGCCGGAAGGAGATTTGATTCAGCGTTCTCCGCTTGTTACCATCAAGCAATTGCTGAACGAAATCGACACGAATATCATTGTGAAGGAAGTAGGCCAGGGATTTGGTCCTGAAAGCATGAGAGAATTGCTGAAATTACCGATTCTGGCACTCGACTTTGCTGCAAACGGCGGAACGAACTTCTCCAAATTAGAATTATTGCGTAACGAACCATTGAAAGCACATTATGAAGATGTAATTGCTTTGGGGCATTCTGCTTCCGAAATGGTCGATTTTTTAAATACCGCAATCCAGGAACTGGGATCTGAACGTAAATGTAATAATGTGATTATAAGTGGTGGGATTAAAAACTTTCTGGATGGTTATTACGTGACCTCCAAAGCAAACATCCCGGCAGTTTATGGTCAGGCAGCGCCATTTTTAAAGTATGCAAATGAATCACAGGAAGCCCTGGATAACTTTGCTGAAATACAAATAAAAGGCTTATTAATGGCGCAAAAATTTCTAAAAATAAGATAA